The Cottoperca gobio chromosome 8, fCotGob3.1, whole genome shotgun sequence genome contains the following window.
CATGGATCCGTCATGTTGGTGAACTAGCAAAGGGAGCACACAGAAgtgagtatacagtatatgtgtttAAGTGGGACATCTGCTGTGTGCCTTTTATTGGATTTGGTAAACAACATCTAATGGTGGCGGAGAGGGGGAATACTGATTATGTACCACGCATGTTCCTTTGAGGAAAATACATCTTTGCATCATCAGTCTCTGTTAAGGTCACAGATTTAAGGTCGGAGCTGTTGCGAGTGTATTTCAGCCAGGCTGCATCATGCTCTTTGATCTAGAAGAGTTTCACTGAGATTGTAAAAAGGGGGCAGCACCACACCGAGTAGCAATCAAAGTTCAAGATCTCATCTCGCCGCGGCCTCAGAATGATGTTTTCAACCGTGTTTTATCAAAGCTGTGCCTTTCCACTGATATAATACTTAATGTCCGTGAGACACTAATTGTGATATTGTAGGACACTCAAGATGGAGAAGGATCAAAGACTGTGAAATTGTACCAAAGCATAACTTTAGAAGTATGCACATCAAAGGGATTGATGAACTAGGTTTTCAGACAAAATCATATGAGGGATATTTTCCATCTTATTCAGTCTGCTGCTGTAATGCAAACCAGCTTCTGAGCGTTAGAGCCCAGCTGCATGTTTGTTGTATGACCCTGACTCCATGTGGTCATCAAGGAAACTGCAAATCACTGCTGCTATGGGCACGTCATCCATTGTTGCTGTATGAACTGGAGTGCTAAAGTTGTCCAGGCTAGTAtttagttttgactttatttatatgcttttatatttacatttatatataagatgtatgtatgtatgtatatatatatatataagatacataagtatatacagtatataagacatatgtatgtatatatatatatatatataatattcttattatattaaaatatattattagaaatattattattttttatagcCATATCTTATAGGCATATATATTCCTATAAATCAagaaaatctaataaaaatgATATGGGACCTGTTGATGGAATATTTGTTATTgatgtacatattaaacccAAACACATCTAAcatgatattttatataacaGGCTATTTGTTCACGCAGCAGTGACTGTTCTGCTTTGGGAACAAGTGATTCTTACAAATATTATCAAAGCATCAGCACTCAAAATGGAGCCATTATTGGTTATTATATCCACAGGCATTATTCAGCAGCAGAAAAATTCTAACTAGCCTCACACGTCACATAAAAATGACACTTAAGAGTGGATTGTATTCATGGTGAGCATGCAGTGCACGCAGGCCCTTAATAGCCGTTCCTCTCTCCATGCACTCAGGTTATAGAAGTAGGCTATGTTCCACTTCTAATTGCCCATTCACTTGTTTGACTAACATCCAACTTGCCTGCGACTCAGGCCTGTGGACATCGTAGACCTTCTGTAAAAAACCATGCAGACACATTTAACACGTCAAAATTAATTCAATGTAAATGTTTGCACTGATTTAAAATGTCCGCATTTGGTTTTGAGGTGTCAAGGGCAATGCATTTAATTTTTGTGTGAGGACTTACATATTTGCTTTCGCTAATCAGTACACATATTTCTCCGTATTTATAGTAAAAGTAGTGCTGTCTCATGCAACGCCTCTCTACCTAACTGTTGGACTaggtaaatgtaaacatattgtttatttctcATATTTATTCAAGTATGTGTGACAATTCAGCCATTCCTCTGAGCAGAAACAGTGCTGGGGGGGCACACATTGTGACAAtatcaaccattagctacacaATACGTTACAGCCTGGAGAGGTTTCCTGAAAAGAAATATAATTGAAATgctcatattttttattatcgtTTTTAACTTGGAAACcattaacaattaataaaagacaacaaaacCAACATGGGTGCTATTCAACTCTGATGCATAAAGGGAGCTTGagtccttttgttttcttccctttAAACTAATATCATAAGAATAAACATAAGGACGATCTCAATGGTAGATTTGAAGAATCTCTTATTTTGAATTTTCCAAATATTTCTCAATTAGTACCAATACAATTTcaaaccaaaacatatctgCTCATTGAAAGACGGATGcttctgtgtgactgtctgtgcACGATTGTGTGTAAGAAAGACGTGGAGGACATTCAGTGTGTTCAGAAgtgtttgctttctttctttacaaCCTTGTGCTTTGAGCCTCCTCTGTAGAAGATTTTGTGCCCTTGTCCGTGATGGAGAGAGTCTGTGTGTATCCCAGCAGGCGTTCCTGTTGATTGGATAGGCCTGGCTGGCTGACTTGCTGGCCCAGAGTATCAATGCCCTTTATCTCGCCTCTCAGCTCTTTTGCTCCGACTTCAGTGGCAATACAAGCAGCACACGCAACATGTTCGCAGAGTGATTCACGGCGGAAGATTTGTACCGGCAAACAAGAATGTCTTGCATGAAATCGCACATGTAAAAAAGCAAGTGTAGATACAAACCCTCAAAATTATCCACAGTTAAGGCTCTGTGATGCAGTTGCTATGGCAACTATGATAGAAATAGACGTGTATCTGCAAGGGAATGAAATGTATTGAACTGTTGTTTAGAAACTGAGAGATTTTACTTGTGTGATTGGCAGGTTAAGTGAGAGACGTGTGTGCTAAACTACTTGTGTGtgattgtgcgtgtgtgttgtctttgtgtAAGGCTCTTTGTATGTCatggtgaatgtgtgtgtgtgtgtgtgtgtgtgtgtgtgtgtgtgtgtgtgtgtgtgtgtgtgtgtgtgtgcgtgtgtgtgtgtgtgtatgcgtgtgtgtgtgtgtgtgtgagcatgtgtgcgtgcatgtatgACACACTGCAGTACATTAAAAGTGCAGCACCATAGATGGGGGGCATAGGGCACATCATTATGATGGTGGGAGAGTGTGAGTGGGTCTGCACTGCACTCGCTGGCCCTGTGTGAGAGCAGATAAGCTCAGGCAGAGACAACACAATAAATTAAATGGGAAGAGGATTCTGTTTGTAGCACCTCCATTGTTGTTCTGGCCATGATGATGTTCTCAGCGTGTCGTGTCAAACACTAACCAAGATATTATGGTATTGATTTAAGTGGCTTTTTCtttgtggaaaaacaacaatatagcTGCACGGTGCGTACACTGGCTCTGCGTTTTCAACAAGCTTCATCCATTGCCCTGCAATCTTCCTCTAATGAAGGCGTGCATATTTGCTCACAAATTGTGTTTTATCTGTTATTGACTTCATTTCAGACATAACCTTCCTTTCTATTCAGCCCCTGTCTCCTCTCAATATTGCCTTTGTACCCTGGTGCCTTCATTAGGCTACCCCAATTCATTTTCACTAGAGATGAATAAAGAACAAAGGACCTGTGAGGAAAAACCCTGAACCCACACATGCAAAAATCGCATTATCAAATTTTACTATATtcttagatttttttaaatggtagaAATAGAAAACCAGTGGACTAGCAAGAGcttgagagagggaggggaggtggagggatgtgatggagagagatgagggagggGGTGCAGGAATATGAGTGTGTATGCATTTTCAAGGCGGTCTTTCTgttgcaagaaaaaaaaacagtagtcTAACAGGAAAACGAATAGGTCGAGCTACTGATGAAGGCATGCACATGCAATTTGGTGACGGAAACTGACGTTTGTGATCTATATGCGTTAGTGGAGACTTGCGAGATGGCAATGTGTTTAATTTTAGTTCGAGATAGGTGGAATCACCTCAGCGGTGTgtgaaagagggagagcgaggcGAGGGAACAAGAGGGGAGGGGGCGGGGGTGTATGGACCTCACTGGCTACGGGACCTACAGGCACCCCGATTGTGCTCTGCTCTCATCATTTTTGGAGGtgaggacaaaagaaaaaaggggaaatcGGAAGAAAGGCCCGGGATCTGAGTGTCGTGACGGCCCCCCCGACTTCGCCGCCGCTGGTCGGGGTTGTCTGGACTTAAAAGGGTGAGGGAAAAGCGGCGGAGCAGTCGACTCGAGACTGGGGTTTCCTGCCACAGCAGCGGGATTGTCACAAAACAGCCTTTCACTCTTCGAGGGGCCTTGTATTGCTACGTTTTCAGGTATGCATTTAGAGTATGTTAGCTAGCCTGTCTCTGCCTGACTTGCCTCTCACTGGCAAACATTAGCTCTGTTTATTCAAGGAAAATGTCAGACTGCGTGGTGGTAATTTTCTGATGCAGTGCCCACACCAGGTCTCTTACCAGTATACGTTATTTATGCTAGCTAAACCATTTACTCACAGCCCCACTGGATTTGTGAGGGGGGAAACATCTGCACCTAATCACATCTCTTTTGTAGCTAAACGCTGCCTGGCTGCCCCGTGCCTTTAGCCTCTTATAACTGCCGTTTTGTGCACGTTATTAAATGCtcgtaataatgtaataaacgCAAACTAGCTGGCTTGCTGGCTTGCTAACGAGTGGTTGTAGCTTAGCTAGCTAACCAACATATGCGGCTGCATCGCATATTTAATTTGCAGTATGTGAGGTATCTTAGCTAACGCTAACCTTACAGAGCTAAAAGTGGCAGCGCTACAAAGCTAATTGTATTGCGTATACCTTGCTATTGGCTAATGTAGCTACTAAAGCCAGTGCTGTGTTGATGACAATCTGAGACGACACACCATCAGAATATAACAGAGCTGGTGTTTAAGTATTATCTGCAAAGACATTGCGTATGCTCTTGTCAATTAGGCAGCCATGCAATTGATTGACTTGCTGACAAACTGCATTGagccagttttttttttattaatgctgCACTGTTCAGTGTATTGTGAATGCTGATGCCTGGTCGTGCACAGTGAGCTGCTGTGATTTAATTAGTAACCAAGGTAGGGGCTATTAGACAAGGAAATCAATAGTGTCCTTCTAACTTTCCCCAAATAATACACTGCATCACCCACTAGCTTTGACCCTTAGATATGACACTTGAACATTAGACCTGTATGCAGGATGTTCATCTCAGAAGACAAGGTATGACCAGTCTGTTTTGTAGCCCTCCTGGTcctgttttttcccccttgtTCCTTCAGTTGCTCATCACTTTCTCTGTGGAGAAATAGCTATACATTGCATTGGTGAAGATAGGTTCACACTTATGATGAGATAGACAGACAAATAACAGTAGCTACCCACTGACTGATAGCTGTAATCATAAACAGTGAGGGTTTGTTATTGTGTGGCTCAGTGTAAGGCGACACTACTATAACAAAAATCAAAAGTTCTGTTAGAGCCGTTAACCGTTTTACAGTGGGACAATAGAGGCTTGTGTCACACGCAGGCAATTATGGGGACTGACCTCATAAAGATGGCGTCATGCCTTTAATTATCACCCATAATCATTAAAgcccattaaaacattttaaatacactaACATTAATGGTCTTATGTCTAGTTCAAAGAGGCGGGCGATGGACTGCTTCTGTCTTGGCTTTACGgggttgtttgtttacatgtgaaGTAGTGTTTGTGTCCTTGTCTATGTTACTTTGTTGCCTTAATTGCATGCTGCCGCAAacactcttttctctccaccGACCCTGTTTGTTATCAGTCAGAAGAGACAGCTTAGGCATGTATTGTTTAAGCTCCAAACCACAGTAAAGGTGGTACTCCCAGTGCATATTAAAACAGGGGTGTTGCTATGAGACCAGCAAGCCTTCTTAACTTGAATGTGTGCAACAGGGaagtaatgtttacatttttgttggtttattgaatatatttgtgatGGACCTACGTGGTTTCAGTGGTAAAAATACTGATGTAATATTTGATACCGTTTTTAATTTCAAAGCCTCAAAACTAAGTTCATTAATTAAGTTTGTATTTGAATTgataaatattttgtaatttacCACTGAATTGTTGAATAAAAATACTCTGACAAACAGACTAAACTAATCCCAAAAAAGCTTTTTAGTGTTATTGTTTGACCACAGTGCATTACTCTTTATATCTACTACAACAACAGACCCGTAGCACAAGGTATAGTAAATAAATAGTgccttttcctttttgtgtggTAACTTTTTTTGATTAATCTTTTTTGTAATTGCAGAGTTGTGAAGGCTTCTGGTCAGCAGCTCCCGGAAAAGGAACTTCTCTGCCTGGAAATActgaagagaaaacaggagctTGAATTGACTGAACTCGAAGTGGAATAAATGGATTATCCTCCTTTTGGAAAATTGTTGCCCTGGAACTAGGTAGAATTAAATGATGgttgacagaaagaaagaaaggtaagGCAGCTACATGCTGAAGATACAGCAGAGCTCCAAGAAGAATCTGAACTCAAGAGTCAAGAAAAGAACAATTAATAAATAGGGACCAAAGATCTCTACAGTCCGAATGAATGCATGCCGTAGCAAAAAAACAGTATTTGAAAGGGAATGACCAAGAAAAGGAACATCTCAAAAAGTATTACACTCTGCATCCAAGAGCTGATGAGAATATCAATGGAGTGTTTGCCTCTGGGAGTGTTTAATGAGGGTCTGTATTCAGACCTCCTGATTCGAGTTACTGCAGTTTTGGTCTCGCATTGGTGTGAGTCAGGTCCTGGCAAACATATCGATGAACTGAAGGATTGTTGTGACAGAACACATTCTCAATGGTTTTATTGAGATTGTTTTTGCACACGATGCTATTGGACCACAACATAATTCAATCCTAACATAGCTCTGTTTGCTTGAGCTGTTATAATAGCGGAGCGTatacatgtaaagacatttgaGGTTGAACATATCACATGGTGGTGTGTCAGACGTCTATGATATCATTGCCTGCTCAGTGCCAAACTGCTTCACTTTTAATCTTGTATTTTTCTGCAGAAGAAGCCTGCTCACTacatctttattattttcttctatttctttcttttttttgaaatTCCATTTTTTGAGACCCAGCTGTAAAGtgaaccttttttctttctttttcttttttctttttttaagtgaaaACAATGATACCATTATCACATTGAAGAATTAAGACTTTTACCATTTGGCCTTTTCATATATTGATAAAGATCCTCTTCTTTTCAACGTCCCTACCCACTTTCTGATACAAGGAAGTGATTATAACATCTgcgataaatatatatatatatatatatatatatatatatatatatacatatatatatatatatatctatatattcctCAGCTTGAACTCTTTGCTTTTTCAAAGCATTTCCTTGTTTTACTGCCAGGCCATAGACTCTCTCTTTGTCATCTATGGTCACTGCCGTAAGCCTTCTTGTATCTGATCAGAAGCATTCCCTGGTATAGTCACTGACAgatatttcctgttttaatcccaatttggaaaaaaaacaatgcagaaTTTTTCTAACAGCCCGgctcccccttctctccccccgGGGTTCAGTGGGAGGGGTGCAGGGGGAACTCCGTATCCCCCTCAGCCAGCAGACCCCCAGATCTCCCCAAGGATGACAGATGATTACGCAGGGATGCAACAGCAGAGCCTGCACCGAGCCCATCACCACCCCAGTCAAGCCAGCCACATGCTTGCTTACAGTGCTAGAAACAGAGGGGCTGTGGAGGCACCACCAACACAGGGTAATATTCACAGCGCCAACACTAACAACCCTTACAGGAAGGACGCCatggattattatttttcaatggGTGGAAAAGACAGGCACAGAAGGGGGGGCATGGCCTATGGGGCAGGATTTGGGTACCCTAATATCGATGGACATATACCTCACCAGTACCGGCATGCTGGATCTGGCTCAGCACCAGCATCTGGCCTGATGTCACCATATCCAGTAGACTATGGTTCCAGTGCTAGTTCAGGTGGAGGTGCTGGTGCTGGAGCGTTTTCTCCTTCTCATCAGTACAATATGAGTCAGAATGCTGCAATGCAGTCAGTGCCAGGATCTCAGATGCAGCACCGCCAGCTTGGACAAACCTTCCCGACTGCCCACCATGGACAGCAGCATCGAAGCTATCCACACTCTGGGCACAGAATGACCCCTCAATACCCACTCTACTCCCCACAGGGTGGAGCATCCACAGCGTCGTCAGGAATGTACAGCCCCCCTCCACAGAGATATCTCGACGGGGCTGCTAGCACGGGGTTCGATCCCAAAGTCAACAGTTCTCCCAGTGTCAACTCCAGTTCAAACTCAGTCTCCAGTTCAGTTGCTGCTAACAATGTGGGGCCAATGGAAAATGTTCAACAGAGTTACCATGCTTCAAATTATCCTGGATATTCCCCACAGACACTTTCACTTCACAAGCAAGCCACACTACAGCACCGCAACTCACAGCACAATTTAGGGGTAGGTTATGACAATTCTCTCAAAATGCAGCACCAGGGCCCTTCTCCAGGCTCTGTTTATTCTAAACATCATCAAGCCTCCAATCCCAGTATACCTCAAGCAGCATCTCAAGAAATGGCCAAATCCCCAATGCATCCCAATGCTCAACAAACCCAAATTAACCAAAACTTTAGCCCGATATCCAACCCCTCACCAGCTGCCTCCGCAGTGCACTCCCCCAGTTGTAGCTCCTCTCCTTCCCCTTTGATGGGTGTCTCAGAGGTACATGGAAACCCCTCAAGTCATGGTCCTTCACATCCTCATACATCAAACCCCCGTAGCAGCCATGGTCAAGGAAGATTACTGCAGACCATGCCACAGTTAAGTCCCACACCCAATTCAAATAGCAGCATCAGTAGTTGTGGTAGCAGTGGCAGTCATAAAGCTCACAGCATGAGTGCAGTTGGAGGGAGCAGTTTTCCTCCAACAGGCCGCAACAAATTGGGTCTAGGCACAGGAATCGGATCTCGAGAGGAAGGCTCCGCTATTTATTCATCCTCTCCACTTGACAAAATGCAGGATGCTGGCCTGAATAGTCTTAATGCCTTGAGTTCACAAGTAGCCAATTTACCAAACACAGTTCAGCACATGCTCCTCACCGACTCTGTGCTTTCAATGAAGAAGGGGAAAGATACAGGGCAGATGCAACAGGCAACACACGGTGTACCCCCATCACAACCAAGGAGTCGAAATGCAAGTGCAGCCTCAAGTACTAGCACGGTTAAAGATGGAAGTGCACTTGGGATAGGCGATGGTGCCAGCTTAGATGCTGGTGCTGATGAAGACTCCTCATTGATGTCAGTTGGGGGCTCGTCGGGGACCAAGGTGGAGCGTGAGGAGCAGTTTTCTGAGGGGGAACATAGGAGAGTGAGGCAGATGAGTGGCGCAAGCAGTGGATCTGAACCAACTGGTTATAAACCTCCCTCTCAGAGTCAAACACAGACTGGGCAAGAATCAGCTGTTAAAAAAGTCCACACCGATTTACCGTCAAAAGaaccaaatgtttccaaaacaaaaaatgaagcTCAAGGTCCATCTTCATCAACATCTCCGCCCTTTGGATGTCAATTATCAGAGACTGGCTCAACTTCACATTCAACACCTCCAGATTCTTCATCCCTGTCATCCACCTCCTCCAATATTCCTCCTCCACAGCCAAATTGTGTCTCAGAGCCTGGTCTAACATATAATGACCACAGAGGTGGCCATAGGAGGgcaactgaaattaaaaatgaagtCATCAAAAATGAAAGTGAAGGCACAGTTGACAAAACGGAGAAGGGCAGTTGCCAAATGCAGCGAGATGGAGAAGTCAATTCACAAAATTGTCAGGACAAAGAAAACAGGTTGCACACTGCTTCCAGATCACACAATAATGAGAGGGTAGAAAAGCATACTTCTGATGAACAGCAGAGTGCCAGTGGTGTTGGTGTGATTGTTTCTGCTCGGTCTGATGGAAGTCACGCTGAAAAAAGCAAACATCCCCAGGACAACTGTATAGAAGAGAAACCCTCTTTCTTAAGAGAGTCAAGCAGTCATAACGGAGAGGAAGGTATAGATCTGAGTTTATATTCCTCCCTTCACCAGAAATCTACTTTTGGACGGCCTCAAAATCCTCCCCAGTCTGCACCACATAAATATGGCTACCAAGAATCAACATATGGCTCAGATTTGTCAATGAAAAACAGAGGCAGGGCTGGCCCAGCGGGTGTAATGGAATCAAATTCTAGATACTTTGGGTACCAACAGTCACAAGCTGGTTACAGCCCTGTGCATCCTAAAGATGCTGGTTCTGTAGCAGAGGCTTTGGTAAAGAGAGGGCAAGGAGCAGGAGTTAAAGGTCATGAGGATAATTCACAACAATTTCCAAGCCTTTTACAAGAAGTTCTTCAAGGTTACAATTTAGATAGACGATATGGCAGACCAGAGCAGGCATTTCCTGCCCATCTCCAACAACAACAGTTTCAAAGCAGACACCCGTATGGCATAACTGAGGCTTCGTCTCATTCTGGACAAATGGGTAGCTCTGGAAAGCCCCCACATGCAAACCAGAGGCATGGGAGTGAGCCTGATTTTACCACAGATTCTCAGTCCTCTGTGAAGTCAGAAGTGTCCATTACTAAGATATTGCAAAATGCTCAGAAAACCGAAGTGGGTGTGTCCCAGAGCCATTTAACACAGGCTGCAGATCCTCAGCAACCAACAAAACATATAAACTTAGCTGACTATTCTCTCCCACAGAGAAAAGTGTTATCTAATGTGTCCACTCCGTCCTCTGCTGTGCAGGAACTCCTCTTGCAAGAGCCAGAGCCACTAACAGGCAGCATTGGTCAAGCTGAGTCTCAAAAATCATCAGGCTCCATATTAGCCCCATCAGAGCGGCGCTCTGTCATCTGTGATGTGTCGCCAAACCGACGCAGCACACCAGAGAGGGACAGggaaagtgacagagagagagagcgggagaaaaGTCAGAGTGGAGCCTCTGTGATTCAACAGCCATTTTCCTCTCCAGGAGCAGCCAATGATCTGAGTAGAAAGGATATTGGAGAGAATAAAGTGGTGAAAATGGAAACGGCATCAAAAGAGGCCGGAACAGAAGCAGCAAATTTACAAACTGATCATCATGGCAGCGGCGGCGCTAATGAGGCTGATCTGGAGTTTCATTCCAAGTCTTTTCATTCATCTGTATTGAATGCTGACCCCTATAGGCGAGGTAATGTTGATATTACACCCTTGCCTTCTCATCTGTTGAGCACTAACCCTTTATCTTCACCTTCAAGGCATCAGTCCTATCTTCATGGTGTTGATTTAACAACTGGCAGTGGCAGCAGTTTTCCTGGATATCGATTTGGAGATGCAAGAGAAGGGAATATGATGCCACGCAGTAACCCCCATTTTTCCTCCCACCATCCATACCACAATTTATCCCCCCAGACTCAATCCACAAATAAGCTTCAAATGTATCCTCACCCTCGCGGCCCCCCTCATCACCCCCATGATATGAATGACTGGGTAAAAGCAATGAACAGGCCATCAAAGGAAATGATGATGCAGCCCGGTTCATCTCCAGGAAGACATAaggtcagccaatcagaacagAGGCAAAGAATCTTACAAACCGAAATGCCGGCT
Protein-coding sequences here:
- the tcf20 gene encoding transcription factor 20 isoform X3, with protein sequence MQNFSNSPAPPSLPPGFSGRGAGGTPYPPQPADPQISPRMTDDYAGMQQQSLHRAHHHPSQASHMLAYSARNRGAVEAPPTQGNIHSANTNNPYRKDAMDYYFSMGGKDRHRRGGMAYGAGFGYPNIDGHIPHQYRHAGSGSAPASGLMSPYPVDYGSSASSGGGAGAGAFSPSHQYNMSQNAAMQSVPGSQMQHRQLGQTFPTAHHGQQHRSYPHSGHRMTPQYPLYSPQGGASTASSGMYSPPPQRYLDGAASTGFDPKVNSSPSVNSSSNSVSSSVAANNVGPMENVQQSYHASNYPGYSPQTLSLHKQATLQHRNSQHNLGVGYDNSLKMQHQGPSPGSVYSKHHQASNPSIPQAASQEMAKSPMHPNAQQTQINQNFSPISNPSPAASAVHSPSCSSSPSPLMGVSEVHGNPSSHGPSHPHTSNPRSSHGQGRLLQTMPQLSPTPNSNSSISSCGSSGSHKAHSMSAVGGSSFPPTGRNKLGLGTGIGSREEGSAIYSSSPLDKMQDAGLNSLNALSSQVANLPNTVQHMLLTDSVLSMKKGKDTGQMQQATHGVPPSQPRSRNASAASSTSTVKDGSALGIGDGASLDAGADEDSSLMSVGGSSGTKVEREEQFSEGEHRRVRQMSGASSGSEPTGYKPPSQSQTQTGQESAVKKVHTDLPSKEPNVSKTKNEAQGPSSSTSPPFGCQLSETGSTSHSTPPDSSSLSSTSSNIPPPQPNCVSEPGLTYNDHRGGHRRATEIKNEVIKNESEGTVDKTEKGSCQMQRDGEVNSQNCQDKENRLHTASRSHNNERVEKHTSDEQQSASGVGVIVSARSDGSHAEKSKHPQDNCIEEKPSFLRESSSHNGEEGIDLSLYSSLHQKSTFGRPQNPPQSAPHKYGYQESTYGSDLSMKNRGRAGPAGVMESNSRYFGYQQSQAGYSPVHPKDAGSVAEALVKRGQGAGVKGHEDNSQQFPSLLQEVLQGYNLDRRYGRPEQAFPAHLQQQQFQSRHPYGITEASSHSGQMGSSGKPPHANQRHGSEPDFTTDSQSSVKSEVSITKILQNAQKTEVGVSQSHLTQAADPQQPTKHINLADYSLPQRKVLSNVSTPSSAVQELLLQEPEPLTGSIGQAESQKSSGSILAPSERRSVICDVSPNRRSTPERDRESDREREREKSQSGASVIQQPFSSPGAANDLSRKDIGENKVVKMETASKEAGTEAANLQTDHHGSGGANEADLEFHSKSFHSSVLNADPYRRGNVDITPLPSHLLSTNPLSSPSRHQSYLHGVDLTTGSGSSFPGYRFGDAREGNMMPRSNPHFSSHHPYHNLSPQTQSTNKLQMYPHPRGPPHHPHDMNDWVKAMNRPSKEMMMQPGSSPGRHKVSQSEQRQRILQTEMPAEQHTVKTSLHHQSAFFDLKMWESTHSGREGARMLEGDPFFRTQPHHAAPVASHVLVPPQMTHGQNAAEPEVSRGATEEAKHSLPPPPSSTKPPAEMNSTQPQVQRQTKPGGSGDTNPLILRRRVRSFISPIPAKRQLQDASQQRAATNSHHSPGAQSESSHHNEDDSSSSDIPCPRLSSPLPGENTYSQPLSPSGGNTKALPPRKGRGLKLEAIVQKITPNIKKPAGHVDDESNHYPGFSHSEIPPFNDSQDQDLAHFPRVLGGDDSYMDESHSLNDMIPFRGIDETGPLPPSAYPCDPHQTSQTIKQDFDFGLGATGASASGDKEDFALLGPLPPPPPLPCPVQDSPPPSSSALSDIQHFTNTYQQLETRRGEQSAENLLRQKLQESDMGFDDYPGSDYYGTTPPHHSESQGHMLNRQHQMSSGRSSLSPQDSKLSDSSVPKGYFPSGKKKGRPVGSVNKQKRAQNQAQTQGPGQPQDQAQNTTSSAPPYPLTQTTVGATTPPLEYTTSSTPPPPTAEPPLTDNKNTPPLTPPILTQIVKVDVESEDTQPEIEVKPVRRRRRVVKDEDGSLEARGRQRRRRRAPTAPPVAKDDPDTPLGVGGSPGTNGVFMDTNRKGPFVPHIHVENKIPEIGAVCTIVNAEEEKMKGERSAVGGKAGGSGTDCLLTSALSSQLSKRDKESEKRETDEVETTLQSGKALPSSGYVVSGPVITETNHSGRLLCCLCQKWANYKHLGDLYGPFYPAEYAAKLPKNQPQVRQCQAATGTSKTGPNSDISSNALSTIQDTQTQDAQFTKPPTESDYGVSLDSNPIPLTKIVRTTPTAGREEMMMHMTGQFSNTASSSSSSSSSTSSYTSKTASLTWDMNLDIRPIPKLKREPDLEIEQQQPQIQQQLQQPTDDAQQRPPHRKLTSHPRFKRRHKSSEDSPRMVPSNSKASLPFQPPPPALDSLGPLAQLTQLPQMPMDPEELWVHEGCMVWTSGVYLVNGKLYGLQEALDGARETCCSYCEMVGSTLGCYSKGCTLRYHYLCAIEADCSLNEDNFSLRCPKHKFTQSIRPVYLEQSERG